From Cheilinus undulatus linkage group 15, ASM1832078v1, whole genome shotgun sequence:
TGGGGACTTAAGAGGGCACTCTACCAaagtttttctatttaaagGGCACTTACTAGGGCACTTTGCTAAATTGTGTGTGTACTGTTTTCTGTTTAGAGGGTTCTAAAGAGAGAACCtttattttaactgaaattttgtccacttggaTGCCACTAATTAAAGTTTTGTTGGCATAAAGGCACTTGAAAGGGAACCTTTAATCAGCTAGAGAGCACAAAGCCAAATTTGCTTCACATAGAGGGCACCTTAGAGGGCactatgtcaaattttgttCATTTAGAGGGTACTGAAGCAATGGAGGGATCTCCATATCTAAGCATTCCAAGTTGCACACTGGAGAAGAAACATACACCTTCAccttctgtctttgtttataTAGGGAAAAAAATGCCTCCCTCTGCCTTATTTAGTTTTATATGACTAGACCAAccaaacaaacttaaaatatcTATTATGTACCATGTTTAAATATGGTCatatcaattaaattaaaataatttactgttatttttaaatttaaagaagaAGTTGGATTATTTGGTGGGCATCAGAACAAGTGTGGGGGTTAGTCTCCACCTTGCTCCTGCCTAGAGAACTGTTTCAGAGGCACTCagttatggcaaaaatcataatcattattattttggtaCCGAGATCCCAACTATTAAACAGAAAACCTgctgattttattaaatgtgCAACACTTGTAaagccacatttttaaaaaagttggggcattgtgtaaaatgtaaataaaaacagaaagcaatgatttgcaaatctcagctacccatattttactcacaagAGAACTTCATATCCCcttgtgtgtctttgtgctgtGTCTCTCACCAGGTGCCTACCTGACCCAGCTGGTTCACCTTAGATATGTATCACTCCGCTTTGAGATATGGGACACAGCCGGACAGGAGAAATACCACAGCATCACCCCGCTGTACTACAGAGGAGCCCACGCTGCACTCCTCATCTATGACATCAGCAAAAGGGTGAAAGGAACAGAAACTACATCTTGGGATATCCTTGATTAGTCTTGTCTTTGCAGGTGTTAAAAGCCATTTCATTTTGTGCCACATCAGGAAACATTTATCAGAGCTCAGCTGTGGCTCAAAGAGCTGGAGAAACACTACGTCCCAGGATTCACTGTTGTGTGGCTCGTCGGCAACAAGGGAGATCTGGCACTGAATCGACAAGTCTCAGTACAGGTACAGACACAGTCAGGTCAAAGCAATTTGAAACAGTCAGATTAGCTGCAGGTCACAGCTGCAGAGCAGTAACAGTTGCTGTTAAATAATCACTGGGAGAATGTGCCTGATCAGGAATGTCCATTGAAAGAGTTAATTTATATCACTGACATGCTCACATTGTAATTCAGTGTGTACTTAAACAACACAGGAGGGATATTTTCAGAAACTTGcctttccattaaaaacactgatttttaaggtaaaaaaaaaagctgttttcccCAAATGTCTTCATCTAATCCAGTAAAGTACCAGAAAAAGGTACTTTTTGTGGTTGTCTGTCCTTAGGCCCACCCCAACCATTTTTGTGAATATAATATCTGgataattttttaaaggggtttcttcaaactttgcaaataTGTCTGACtcactgattagattttagaggGCAAAAGCCACAGGACCACAGGATaatttgattagattttggaatttgatggctacaacacatctcaaaaaattttggACAGGACTGATTGGgtttaaaagaaatgttttagaaatgcagagtctctcagtaAATATGGGCAGAGGTTAACCAATCTAagaaaaactgtgtctaaaattatggagcaatttcagaaaaatgctcCCCAACATAAATTGTGaggactttgaatatcccacaaTCTACAGTagaaaatatcatcaaaaattctgagaatcaggagaaatctctgagcaTAAGACTGAAGGTCAATAAAAGGTAAATTAACTTGATAAATGCTTtcctagtcatctgactactcaaattACTTCTACACAAACAGGCCACACCTACCAATCCACACCCCTTCACTAATTGCAGAGGTTGCTATGCAGAATTGACCATCAGTAGCTAATCCCATCCGTACGCTTCCATACTCATTTATGCGCCACTGttttggggttaagtgtcttgcccaaggacacattgacatgtgactgcagaacCTGGGGACTGTacccacaaccttctgattTTGAGATGACTGACTCAACctgctgagccacagtcacccctACTGGATActtgtgatctttgggccctcaggctGCACAGTATTAAAAAACAAGCGTGATTCTCTATTGTACtgctcaggaacacttctagAAATCATTGTATGTCAACACAGTTGTGTCATCCACAAATGAGagttaaagctgtgtcatgcaaagaCGAAGCCATATGTGtacatgatccagaaatgcaGCCATGTTCTCTGGGTgagagctcatttaaaatggactgaggcaaaatggaaaactgttctgtggtcagataaatcaaaattgacattttattgaagggatagccccttgagatgcaGCATGCTATCaacacacagttcaaaagctgGCCTCTCTGATTGTATGGGGTTggattagtgcctatggcatgggcagcttactcATATAGAAAGGCACCTTCAGAGCTGAAAGTAGAAGATTAAGAGCAATATATACTCCCATCCAGATGATTTCTCttggaaggccttgactatttcagcaagacaatgctaattCACATACCACACCcatcacaacatcatggcttcacagtaaaagagtccgagtgctgaactggcctgcctgcaatCCAGACCTTTCAGCAATGGAAACATGGAgtatcataaaatgaaaatctggcaaagaagccCCAGCTTGAGCAGCTGAGCAGCTAGAACCCTACATCAGacaggaatgggacaacattcctccccccAAACTCCAGCAAATGGTCTCCTCaattcccagacatttacagacacttgttaaaagaagaggggatgcttgACATGGCCCCGTCCCGACTTttatgagatgtgttgctgccattaaattcaaatttagcaaatgtttttgaaatggtaaaatgtctcagtttcaacatctgatatgttgtttaagtTCTACTGCGAATCAAttttgggtttatgagatttgaaaataattgcATTCTTACAAATTACACGGCACCCGTGGGCTGTTATATTTAGTCAAGAAAAAACTTGTTAGCTTTAATATGAATGTATAACATCATTAAGATTGATCTGAAGTAATGTGAGGAATGATAAAGGTGTATGTAATGTGGTGGCAGTAAATGTGTCAGTGACTAGATACAGGAATAAGTACTCCAAATAAATATTGAATTAAGACTTCTTTAATTCCTGTTAATGTTAAAAGATAATATATAATGATAAGGCATCTGGTCGTACTCCCAGGTTGATAGATAAAAGATCTTGAAATGTCTTATCACAGTGCCAATGACACtaatcaaaacattaaaaaaactcaaCAACTAGAGAGTTCTGGAGCTGAACCGAATCAGGACATAGCTATCTGTTTATCCCTGTTTGCAGTTTTCTAATATATTCAATAATATTCAGTTCTTTCTTCTAAATGTCCTTGTTTTATTGGTTtatccttgtgttttattttgaaagtttaaaacAAAGGAAAGCTTATTACCCAGATCTCTCAAGGGGTTTGCATAACAACTGCAAAATGTACTGAAGGTTGTTTTATATTCACAGATTAATACACTCTGAATATGAACCAAATCCTCCATCTTTCATTTCCAGTGTGTTTTATCCGCTCAGTGTGAGgtgtttctttgtttatgttAAAGATCCAAACCAAATGAGGACCAGCAGCCCTTCATAGCTTTATTGTCCTAATTAAAACCAAGCTCCTGTAAGGCCTGTGACGATCGTCAAGATCTCTGCAGTGTTGAGCAATAAAAAGTGTACTGTTGGATCCATCCTGCAGAGAAAACTAACAGTGGTCCTGAACGttgtcagacattaaaaatgctAAACAGAACCTgacacagacaaaaaacaaaccctGTAAACTGATAAAATTACACAGCACACCTTTAACCTGTAAGAATTTAAATGCCACCATTGCAGACCATAATGAAGCTGCTGCCTGAGGCAATTTAATGGCTTACTCATTTAAATAGACATCAAATCATGTTAGTCCAAGGTTACAGCAGAAAATACTGGTATCACCTTTAATATGCAAAGTTACAAACATTGtatgctttttaaatgtcattatttgacatatttttcttACAGGAAGGACAGAGTCTGGCCAACGATAGAGGTTTATTCTTTACTGAGACATCAGCTCTGTCTGGAGATCAAGTCAACAGCCTGCTGATGGATGTCGGTAAGGAaaggtttaaagaaaaatgcaatAGAAAGATTGTTTGGGGCTTAAATTGCAGACTTTCAGTAGTGTGCTTTGGATGGCTTCATACCACTAGAGAGCAGTAGATAGCAACATGAGAATCAAATTATCACAACTGCTCCAAATATTTGGATTCACTTATGATTAGATACAGCCTCCATGTTGGTCCTACATGCCAGATTTTGTTCACTATAAAT
This genomic window contains:
- the LOC121522839 gene encoding ras-related protein Rab-17-like, with amino-acid sequence MGENLPGGPKGARLRYDSLGRPVQTLRVKMVLLGASGVGKSSLAQRFVKDEFRDTTPTVGCAYLTQLVHLRYVSLRFEIWDTAGQEKYHSITPLYYRGAHAALLIYDISKRETFIRAQLWLKELEKHYVPGFTVVWLVGNKGDLALNRQVSVQEGQSLANDRGLFFTETSALSGDQVNSLLMDVAHRVYECIGEQQGGLSEWQETPLDDLQHRDTSSLFASCCRVGP